Proteins encoded by one window of Chromobacterium violaceum ATCC 12472:
- a CDS encoding cation:proton antiporter, whose product MHSMAPIVLVLLAAVLVVTLCRSLKVPAMLGYLVVGFLTGPGVMNLIPQGKETAFLGEIGIVFMMFTIGLEFSLPRLRAMRQLVFGVGFAQVALTMLLVAMAIAYLTGSPLTGFAIGGALAMSSTAIVSKLLAERLELNQPHGQLAIGVLLFQDIAVVPLLIMLPAFAGGSDTLWLDLAKAGGKVLVVLALLLFFGQRLVRPWFHLVARQRSGELFMINVLLVTLGIAWMTELSGLSLALGAFVAGMLISETEYRYQVEEDIKPFRDILLGFFFITVGMKLELSVLFGRFGEVLLLLALLLPLKLAVVFGLGRLFGHRSNDAMRSALALAQGGEFGFVLLSLALNLKLVAAPMAQAAIAAILISMLAAPFLIMHGERITRRLIKQDWMLQSLDLHQMLVAGMSKDEHVLICGYGRSGQALARLLETEKINMFALDMDPERVREAGEAGDPVVFGDAGKKEVLLAAGLMRAKVVVVTFADTHAALRILHTVREVRPDLPVIVRTIDESELDVLRQAGADEVVAEVMEGSLMLASQALLEAGVPPSRVLRRIRAVREERYDLFRGFFRGSSDETESLEESLVPRLLSVQVCGGAAAIGQPLGALGLDALGVELKAIRRNRVRRTDFDDSFEVAPDDVMVLLGTPEQLALAESRILQGD is encoded by the coding sequence ATGCATTCCATGGCCCCCATCGTCCTCGTCCTGCTGGCCGCCGTGCTGGTGGTCACCCTGTGCCGCAGCCTGAAGGTGCCGGCCATGCTCGGCTACCTGGTGGTGGGCTTCCTGACGGGGCCGGGGGTGATGAACCTGATTCCGCAGGGCAAGGAGACTGCCTTCCTCGGCGAGATCGGCATCGTGTTCATGATGTTCACCATAGGCCTGGAGTTTTCGCTGCCCAGGCTGAGGGCGATGCGCCAGCTGGTGTTCGGCGTCGGTTTCGCCCAGGTGGCGCTGACCATGCTGCTGGTGGCGATGGCCATCGCCTATCTGACAGGCAGCCCGCTGACTGGTTTCGCCATCGGCGGGGCATTGGCGATGTCGTCCACCGCCATCGTCAGCAAACTGCTGGCGGAACGGCTGGAATTGAACCAGCCGCACGGCCAGCTGGCGATCGGCGTGCTGCTGTTCCAGGACATCGCCGTGGTGCCGCTGCTGATCATGCTGCCGGCCTTCGCCGGCGGCAGCGACACGCTGTGGCTGGATCTGGCCAAGGCGGGCGGCAAGGTGCTGGTGGTGCTGGCCTTGCTGCTGTTCTTCGGCCAGCGTCTGGTGCGGCCCTGGTTCCACCTGGTGGCGCGCCAGCGTTCCGGCGAATTGTTCATGATCAACGTGCTGCTGGTGACGCTGGGCATCGCCTGGATGACCGAGCTCTCCGGCCTCAGCCTGGCGCTGGGGGCCTTCGTCGCCGGCATGCTGATCTCGGAAACCGAGTACCGCTACCAGGTGGAGGAGGACATCAAGCCTTTCCGCGACATCCTGCTGGGTTTCTTCTTCATCACCGTGGGCATGAAGCTGGAATTGTCGGTGCTGTTCGGCCGCTTCGGCGAGGTTTTGCTGTTGCTGGCGCTGCTGCTGCCTTTGAAGCTGGCGGTGGTGTTCGGTCTGGGCCGTTTGTTCGGCCATCGTTCCAACGACGCGATGCGCTCGGCGCTGGCTCTGGCCCAGGGCGGCGAGTTCGGCTTCGTGCTGCTGTCGCTGGCGCTGAACTTGAAGCTGGTGGCCGCGCCGATGGCCCAGGCCGCCATCGCCGCGATACTGATCTCCATGCTGGCGGCGCCTTTCCTGATCATGCACGGCGAGCGCATCACCCGCAGGCTGATCAAGCAGGACTGGATGCTGCAATCGCTGGACCTGCACCAGATGCTGGTGGCCGGCATGAGCAAGGACGAGCATGTGCTGATTTGCGGCTACGGCCGCAGCGGCCAGGCGCTGGCCCGTTTGCTGGAGACCGAGAAGATCAATATGTTCGCGCTGGACATGGATCCGGAGCGGGTGAGGGAGGCGGGCGAGGCCGGCGACCCGGTGGTGTTCGGCGACGCCGGCAAGAAGGAGGTGCTGCTCGCCGCCGGCCTGATGCGCGCCAAGGTGGTGGTGGTGACCTTCGCCGACACCCATGCCGCCTTGCGCATTTTGCACACGGTGCGCGAGGTGCGGCCGGATCTGCCGGTGATCGTGCGCACCATAGATGAAAGCGAGCTGGACGTGCTGCGCCAGGCCGGCGCCGACGAGGTGGTGGCCGAGGTGATGGAAGGCAGCCTGATGCTGGCCTCGCAGGCGCTGCTGGAGGCGGGCGTGCCGCCCAGCCGGGTGCTGCGGCGCATCCGCGCGGTGCGCGAGGAACGCTACGATCTGTTCCGCGGCTTCTTCCGCGGCAGCAGCGACGAGACGGAAAGCCTGGAGGAGTCGCTGGTGCCCCGGCTGCTGAGCGTGCAGGTATGCGGCGGCGCGGCGGCGATCGGCCAGCCGCTGGGCGCGCTGGGCCTGGACGCGCTGGGCGTGGAGCTGAAGGCGATCCGCCGCAACCGCGTGCGCCGCACCGATTTCGACGACAGCTTCGAGGTGGCGCCGGACGACGTGATGGTGCTGCTCGGCACGCCGGAGCAGCTGGCGCTGGCTGAGTCGAGAATCCTGCAGGGAGATTGA
- a CDS encoding KdsC family phosphatase produces MRMISEQARKVKLLIMDVDGVLTDGRIYYNAQGEESKSFYVQDGLGLRLLQGAGVQLAIISGRADRCVEHRARALNIDHYYGGVHDKQVALADLLDKTGLSADECAFIGDDLIDLPILTRVGLAVAVPEAPPQVRQHCHYVTGNPGGHGAVRELAELIMQAQGSFEGVLARYLA; encoded by the coding sequence ATGCGTATGATTTCCGAGCAGGCCCGCAAGGTGAAACTGCTGATCATGGATGTGGACGGCGTTCTCACCGACGGCCGCATCTACTACAACGCCCAGGGCGAGGAGAGCAAGTCCTTCTACGTGCAGGACGGCCTCGGCCTGCGCCTGCTGCAGGGCGCAGGCGTGCAGCTGGCCATCATCTCCGGCCGCGCCGACCGCTGCGTCGAGCATCGCGCCCGCGCGCTGAACATCGACCATTACTACGGCGGCGTCCACGACAAGCAAGTCGCGCTGGCCGATCTGCTGGACAAGACCGGCCTGTCCGCCGACGAGTGCGCCTTCATCGGCGACGACCTGATCGACCTTCCCATCCTGACCCGGGTCGGCCTGGCCGTGGCCGTGCCCGAGGCTCCGCCGCAGGTGCGCCAGCATTGCCATTACGTGACCGGCAACCCCGGCGGCCACGGCGCGGTGCGCGAGCTCGCCGAGCTGATCATGCAGGCCCAGGGCAGTTTCGAAGGCGTGCTCGCACGGTATCTGGCATGA
- the hprK gene encoding HPr(Ser) kinase/phosphatase → MPSITVRRLYQENQQKLNLTWVAGTGGSDNVIGNDDQRPTLALVGHLNFIHPNRVQVLGLAEVDYLNKLEQSAAKTALDQLFHKSMSVVMVANGQPVPRLLRDYCHSHNVPLMCSTLESPYLMDVLRIYLARALAVSTVLHGVFLDVFEIGVLIMGDSAMGKSELALELISRGHGMVADDAVELYRIGPDTLEGRCPPLLRDFLEVRGLGILNIRTIFGETAVRPKKVLKLIIHLVKANDQAMQALDRLNIQSETQDIIGVTVRKVVLPVAAGRNLAVLVEAAVRNYILQLRGIDSTREFIERHTNFLRDQENAPDID, encoded by the coding sequence ATGCCTAGCATCACCGTGCGCCGGCTGTATCAGGAAAACCAGCAGAAACTGAATCTCACCTGGGTCGCCGGCACCGGCGGCTCCGACAATGTGATTGGCAACGACGACCAGCGTCCTACGCTGGCCCTGGTCGGCCACCTGAACTTCATCCACCCCAACCGGGTGCAGGTGCTGGGCCTCGCCGAGGTGGACTACCTGAACAAGCTGGAGCAGTCGGCGGCCAAGACCGCGCTGGACCAGCTGTTCCACAAGAGCATGTCGGTGGTGATGGTGGCCAACGGCCAGCCCGTGCCCCGGCTGCTGCGCGACTACTGCCACAGCCACAACGTGCCCTTGATGTGCAGCACGCTGGAAAGCCCGTACCTGATGGACGTGCTGCGGATTTACCTGGCGCGGGCGCTGGCGGTGTCCACGGTGCTGCACGGCGTGTTCCTCGACGTGTTCGAGATCGGCGTGCTGATCATGGGCGACTCGGCGATGGGCAAGAGCGAACTGGCGCTGGAGCTGATTTCCCGCGGCCACGGCATGGTGGCCGACGACGCGGTGGAGCTGTACCGCATCGGCCCGGACACGCTGGAGGGCCGTTGCCCGCCGCTGCTGCGCGACTTTCTGGAAGTGCGCGGCCTCGGCATCCTCAACATCCGCACCATCTTCGGCGAGACCGCGGTCCGTCCCAAGAAAGTGCTGAAGCTGATCATCCACTTGGTCAAGGCCAACGACCAGGCGATGCAGGCGCTGGACCGGCTCAACATCCAGTCCGAAACCCAGGACATCATCGGCGTCACCGTGCGCAAGGTGGTGCTGCCGGTGGCCGCAGGCCGCAACCTGGCGGTGCTGGTGGAAGCCGCGGTGCGCAATTACATCCTGCAGCTGCGCGGCATAGACAGCACCCGCGAGTTCATCGAACGCCATACCAACTTCTTGAGAGACCAGGAAAATGCGCCTGATATTGATTAG
- a CDS encoding RNA polymerase factor sigma-54 yields the protein MKQALQLKVSQQLTLTPQLQQSIKLLQLSTLDLQAEVERFLLDNPLLERGDEPRDGEAPGDGPEQQDSPVEAQEADSRDDGAGELLDWGAGARKGDDDDFDPMLNVPCPISLREHLLTQLGELALTDRDRAVVSLLIEELDDDGYLPLGLDELAGNLPLELELDSDELAVGLALLQQFDPAGVGARSLAESLTLQLRRLPGDEPGHALALAIVREHLALLGGRDYARLKKLLRCDDAALRDAQALIARLNPHPATGFGHGDVHYVIPDISVRKLRGRWTAELNRAAMPRLRVNRLYERMLADHRAGGEMSGRLQEARWLVKNIQQRFDTILKVAEAIVERQQLFFEHGEVAMRPLILRDIAEELGLHESTVSRSTSQKYLLCSRGLFELKYFFGSSLETESGGECSATAIKAHIRGMIDAEDRAKPLSDSAIADALAKQGIQVARRTVAKYREAMQIPAVNLRKAL from the coding sequence ATGAAACAGGCCCTTCAGCTCAAGGTATCCCAGCAACTGACGCTGACGCCGCAGCTGCAGCAGTCGATCAAGCTGCTGCAGCTGTCCACGCTGGATCTGCAGGCGGAAGTGGAACGCTTCCTGCTCGACAATCCGCTGCTGGAGCGCGGCGACGAGCCCCGCGACGGCGAGGCCCCGGGCGACGGCCCCGAACAGCAGGACAGCCCGGTCGAAGCGCAGGAAGCCGATAGCCGCGACGACGGCGCCGGCGAGCTGCTGGACTGGGGCGCGGGCGCACGCAAGGGGGACGACGACGACTTCGACCCCATGCTCAACGTGCCCTGCCCCATCAGCCTGCGCGAGCACCTGCTGACCCAGCTGGGCGAGCTCGCCCTCACCGACCGCGACCGCGCGGTGGTCAGCCTGCTGATCGAGGAGCTGGACGACGACGGCTACCTGCCGCTGGGACTGGACGAACTGGCCGGCAACCTGCCGCTGGAACTGGAGCTGGACAGCGACGAGCTGGCGGTGGGCCTCGCGCTGCTGCAGCAGTTCGACCCGGCCGGCGTCGGCGCCCGCTCGCTGGCCGAATCGCTGACGCTGCAGCTGCGGCGCCTGCCGGGAGACGAGCCCGGGCACGCGCTGGCGCTGGCCATCGTCCGCGAGCATCTGGCATTGCTGGGCGGACGCGACTACGCCAGGCTGAAAAAGCTGCTGCGCTGCGACGACGCCGCGCTGCGCGACGCGCAGGCGCTGATCGCCAGGCTCAACCCCCATCCCGCCACCGGCTTCGGCCACGGCGACGTCCACTACGTGATCCCCGACATCAGCGTACGCAAGCTGCGCGGCCGCTGGACCGCCGAGCTCAACCGCGCCGCGATGCCCCGCCTGCGGGTCAACCGGCTGTACGAACGGATGCTGGCCGACCACCGCGCCGGCGGCGAAATGTCGGGCCGTCTGCAGGAGGCGCGCTGGCTGGTCAAGAACATCCAGCAGCGATTTGACACCATACTCAAAGTGGCGGAAGCTATTGTCGAGCGTCAACAGTTGTTCTTTGAGCACGGCGAAGTGGCGATGCGCCCGCTGATTCTGCGGGACATCGCGGAAGAGCTGGGCCTGCACGAATCCACCGTTTCCCGATCCACCAGCCAGAAATACCTGCTCTGTTCGCGGGGTTTGTTCGAGCTCAAGTATTTCTTCGGCAGTTCGCTGGAAACTGAAAGCGGCGGCGAGTGCTCCGCCACCGCGATCAAGGCCCATATCCGCGGCATGATAGACGCCGAGGACCGCGCCAAGCCGCTGTCCGACAGCGCCATCGCCGACGCGCTGGCCAAACAGGGAATTCAGGTTGCCAGACGCACCGTAGCCAAGTATCGTGAAGCCATGCAGATTCCGGCGGTGAATCTGCGCAAGGCGCTGTAG
- a CDS encoding KpsF/GutQ family sugar-phosphate isomerase has translation MEKTHISRLETAREVLLTEAAALSTLAERLNGEFLDAVEAILACQGRVIVTGMGKSGHVGRKIAATLASTGTPAFFVHPAEAAHGDLGMITGDDVVIALSNSGESAEVVSLLPALKLKGSKLIAVTGRSESTLAQAADVLLHTHVEREACPLNLAPTTSTTAQIALGDALAVTLMEARGFGQSDFALSHPGGSLGRRLLVHVKDLMHGGDALPRVAPGTPLKDALLEMSQKRLGMVTVGDADGTLHGIYTDGDLRRTLEKGVDVYRLKVDEVMGRKPRTIQPDKLAAEAGFLMKQHQITSLVVVDAQGKLAGVLHMHDLLHAGVF, from the coding sequence ATGGAAAAAACTCACATCAGCCGCCTGGAGACGGCGCGCGAAGTGCTGCTCACCGAAGCGGCCGCGCTGAGCACCCTGGCCGAACGCCTGAACGGCGAGTTTCTGGACGCGGTGGAAGCGATTCTGGCCTGCCAGGGCCGCGTGATTGTCACCGGCATGGGCAAGTCCGGCCACGTCGGCCGCAAGATCGCCGCCACGCTGGCCAGCACCGGCACCCCGGCCTTCTTCGTGCATCCGGCCGAAGCCGCCCACGGCGACCTGGGCATGATCACCGGCGACGATGTGGTGATCGCGCTGTCCAACTCCGGCGAGTCGGCCGAAGTGGTGTCGCTGCTGCCGGCGCTGAAGCTGAAAGGCAGCAAGCTGATCGCGGTGACCGGCCGGTCCGAATCGACGCTGGCGCAGGCCGCCGACGTCCTGCTGCACACGCATGTCGAGCGCGAGGCCTGCCCGCTGAACCTGGCGCCGACCACCAGCACCACCGCGCAGATCGCGCTGGGCGACGCGCTGGCGGTGACGCTGATGGAGGCGCGCGGCTTCGGGCAGAGCGATTTCGCGCTGTCCCACCCGGGCGGCAGCCTGGGCCGGCGCCTGCTGGTGCACGTGAAGGACCTCATGCACGGCGGCGACGCCCTGCCCCGCGTGGCGCCGGGCACGCCGCTGAAGGACGCGCTGCTGGAAATGTCCCAGAAACGTCTGGGCATGGTCACCGTCGGCGATGCCGACGGCACGCTGCACGGCATCTACACCGACGGCGACTTGCGCCGCACGCTGGAAAAGGGCGTGGACGTCTACCGCTTGAAAGTGGACGAGGTAATGGGCCGCAAGCCGCGCACGATACAACCGGACAAGCTGGCGGCCGAGGCCGGCTTCCTGATGAAACAGCACCAGATCACCAGCCTGGTGGTCGTCGACGCCCAGGGCAAGCTGGCCGGCGTGCTCCACATGCACGACCTGCTGCACGCCGGCGTGTTTTAA
- the hpf gene encoding ribosome hibernation-promoting factor, HPF/YfiA family codes for MNLKVTGLHLEVTPSLREYIENKLERITRHVDHVIDISVTLSVDKLVQKAEVNVHLSGKDIHIEASEADLYAAIDILMDKLDRQVLKYKEKLTEHRALGSGEASQTQASL; via the coding sequence ATGAACCTCAAAGTAACTGGCCTGCACCTGGAAGTCACCCCGTCGCTGCGCGAATACATCGAGAACAAGCTGGAGCGCATTACCCGCCATGTCGACCATGTGATCGACATCTCCGTCACCCTGTCGGTGGACAAGCTGGTCCAGAAGGCCGAAGTCAATGTGCACCTGTCCGGCAAGGACATCCACATCGAGGCTTCCGAGGCCGATCTCTACGCCGCCATCGATATCCTGATGGACAAGCTGGACCGCCAGGTCCTGAAATACAAGGAAAAGCTGACCGAGCACCGCGCGCTGGGCTCGGGCGAGGCCTCGCAGACCCAGGCTTCGCTGTAA
- the lptB gene encoding LPS export ABC transporter ATP-binding protein: MKHSTLTVSKLKKRFKKRTVVKDVSLSIDSGEVVGLLGPNGAGKTTSFYMIVGLIGADDGDIRLDDASITRYPIHQRAQLGLGYLPQEASIFRRMTVEENIAAILEIAGLKGKELEKELDLLLDDLNIGHLRDSNALSLSGGERRRVEIARVLATRPRFILLDEPFAGVDPIAVIDIQKIISFLKERGIGVLITDHNVRETLRICDRAYIISDGSVLASGQPEELVNNEKVREVYLGEHFHL, from the coding sequence ATGAAGCACAGCACCCTCACTGTCTCCAAGCTGAAAAAGCGCTTCAAGAAGCGCACCGTGGTCAAGGACGTGTCGCTGAGCATAGACAGCGGCGAAGTGGTCGGCCTGCTCGGCCCCAACGGCGCCGGCAAGACCACCAGCTTCTACATGATTGTCGGCCTGATCGGCGCCGACGACGGCGACATCCGGCTGGACGACGCGTCCATCACCCGCTACCCGATCCACCAGCGCGCCCAGCTGGGCCTGGGCTACCTGCCCCAGGAAGCGTCCATCTTCCGCCGCATGACGGTGGAGGAAAACATCGCCGCCATCCTGGAGATCGCCGGCCTCAAGGGCAAGGAGCTGGAAAAAGAGCTGGACCTGCTGCTGGACGACCTGAACATCGGCCACCTGCGCGACAGCAACGCGCTGTCGCTGTCCGGCGGCGAGCGGCGCCGGGTGGAGATCGCCCGCGTGCTGGCCACCCGCCCCCGCTTCATCCTGCTGGACGAACCGTTCGCCGGCGTGGACCCGATCGCGGTGATCGACATCCAGAAGATCATCTCCTTCCTGAAGGAGCGCGGCATCGGCGTGCTGATCACCGACCACAACGTGCGCGAAACGCTGCGCATCTGCGACCGCGCCTACATCATCAGCGACGGCTCGGTGCTGGCCTCCGGCCAGCCGGAAGAACTGGTCAACAACGAGAAAGTGCGCGAGGTCTACCTCGGCGAGCACTTCCACCTGTAA
- the ptsN gene encoding PTS IIA-like nitrogen regulatory protein PtsN yields MNLIGKILTPDHILLDLDVASKKRVFEQVGLLVENTRGIARSEIFDSLFSREKLGSTGLGQGVAIPHGRARGLKEATGVFIRLKAPIPFDAPDGKPVQCLFVLLVPEHATDLHLQVLSELAQMFSSRQMREQMLGVDARDDLYQLLCEWTPHA; encoded by the coding sequence ATGAATCTCATCGGCAAGATCCTGACCCCGGACCATATCCTGCTGGACCTGGACGTCGCCAGCAAGAAACGGGTGTTCGAGCAGGTGGGCCTGCTGGTGGAAAACACCCGCGGCATCGCCCGCAGCGAGATTTTCGACAGCCTGTTCAGCCGTGAAAAACTGGGCTCCACCGGACTCGGCCAGGGCGTGGCCATCCCCCATGGCCGCGCGCGCGGCCTGAAGGAAGCCACCGGCGTGTTCATCCGCCTGAAGGCGCCCATCCCCTTCGACGCCCCGGACGGCAAGCCGGTGCAATGCCTGTTCGTGCTGCTGGTGCCCGAGCACGCCACCGACCTGCATCTGCAGGTGCTGTCGGAGCTGGCGCAGATGTTCTCCAGCCGCCAGATGCGCGAGCAGATGCTGGGCGTGGACGCGCGCGACGACCTGTACCAGCTGCTTTGCGAATGGACCCCCCATGCCTAG
- a CDS encoding AsmA family protein, whose amino-acid sequence MKLNSGRLWLRIATYGTLAVVLLLVLIRALIYWQFDEAAVRSSLTHALQDTGRSVRIDGRITPQVFPSPGIEIEKLSISDPGKPDAFARVEMLRVSLAWMPLLFGNREVKALDLYGPSAGVSRGLDGQLNIADLFQRRHQDSYTLKLDRLTVREGTLLLSDQLTHTDKRLASISLDADNLRGTADVSFGAILDDDRRPVRLALTTPLTIQDDQVSLPELEAVAISNIQGLGETKLTIAGQYKLNFASLQATGSEVTVSFTSERPSSEVKLTLPQINASLRELTMPSGSLSAKLSYARSQYQLQAALDNLKLSEGGLYADKLDGEFNWLAGSSKVNVKLNAPLSLAGMNQLLMQPLKLTSTITTPALPRGRLVASMEGALDGDIDEPRFNLRVAGKLDGSEVSATLSQYGLIKPRHEATLNIGKLDLNRYLPETQGDPVAIFQNTNEIPLDWLDFFDLNGKVAIGELAMGRFRINHITSNVRINPRAFELDQMSADIYDGRLQGDASLSRRDVPHLQVKQTLQGMKIRPLLVDLFNFNRLDGKGNGRIDINADGKSFAELRSTLSGDASFSLNNGALTGIDLVAALKNLPAELKEWNGAAQNDQKTTFSTLSTSFKLDSGVARSQDLKLASQLVNVNGGGKMDLKQNIVDYTMDVQANPQEFARLKGVNVPLKITGPINSPVYALDFNALVKGKKTEGEKQQALKQQLQKQITTILP is encoded by the coding sequence ATGAAATTGAACTCCGGCCGGCTGTGGCTAAGAATCGCGACCTACGGCACCTTGGCCGTGGTCCTGCTGCTGGTATTGATCCGCGCGCTGATCTACTGGCAATTCGACGAAGCTGCCGTGCGCAGCAGCCTGACCCACGCCCTGCAAGACACCGGGCGCAGCGTCCGCATCGACGGCCGCATCACGCCCCAGGTTTTCCCCTCCCCCGGCATTGAGATAGAAAAACTCAGCATCAGCGACCCCGGCAAGCCCGACGCCTTCGCCCGCGTCGAGATGCTGCGCGTGTCGCTGGCCTGGATGCCGCTGCTGTTCGGCAACCGCGAAGTCAAAGCGCTGGACCTGTACGGCCCCAGCGCCGGCGTCAGCCGCGGCCTGGACGGCCAGCTGAACATCGCCGACCTGTTCCAGCGCCGCCACCAGGACAGCTACACCCTCAAGCTGGACCGGCTGACCGTGCGCGAAGGCACGCTGCTGCTGTCCGACCAGCTGACCCACACCGACAAGCGCCTGGCCAGCATCAGCCTGGACGCCGACAATCTGCGCGGCACCGCCGACGTCAGCTTCGGCGCCATCCTCGACGACGACAGGCGGCCGGTGCGGCTGGCGCTGACCACCCCGCTCACGATACAGGACGACCAGGTCAGCCTGCCCGAGCTGGAGGCGGTGGCGATCAGCAACATCCAGGGCCTGGGCGAGACCAAGCTGACCATCGCCGGCCAGTACAAGCTCAACTTCGCTTCGCTGCAGGCCACCGGCAGCGAGGTGACCGTCAGCTTCACCAGCGAGCGCCCCAGCAGCGAGGTCAAACTGACCCTGCCGCAGATCAACGCCAGCCTGCGCGAGCTGACCATGCCGTCCGGCAGCCTCAGCGCCAAGCTCAGCTACGCGCGCAGCCAGTACCAGCTGCAGGCGGCGCTGGACAATCTGAAGCTGAGCGAGGGCGGCCTCTACGCCGACAAGCTGGACGGCGAGTTCAACTGGCTGGCCGGCTCCAGCAAGGTCAACGTCAAGCTGAACGCGCCGCTGTCGCTGGCCGGCATGAACCAGCTGCTGATGCAGCCGCTGAAGCTGACCAGCACCATCACCACGCCGGCGCTGCCGCGCGGCCGCCTGGTGGCCAGCATGGAGGGCGCGCTGGACGGCGACATCGACGAGCCGCGCTTCAACCTGCGCGTCGCCGGCAAGCTGGACGGCTCAGAGGTGTCCGCCACGCTGAGCCAGTATGGCCTGATCAAGCCGCGCCACGAGGCCACGCTCAACATCGGCAAGCTGGACCTGAACCGCTACCTGCCGGAAACCCAGGGCGATCCGGTGGCCATCTTCCAGAACACCAACGAGATTCCGCTGGACTGGCTGGACTTCTTCGACCTGAACGGCAAGGTGGCGATAGGCGAACTGGCGATGGGCCGCTTCCGCATCAACCACATCACCAGCAACGTGCGCATCAACCCGCGCGCCTTCGAGCTGGACCAGATGTCCGCCGACATCTACGACGGCCGCCTGCAGGGCGACGCCTCCCTGAGCCGGCGCGACGTGCCGCACCTGCAGGTCAAGCAGACGCTGCAGGGCATGAAGATACGCCCGCTGCTGGTGGACCTGTTCAACTTCAACCGCCTGGACGGCAAGGGCAACGGCAGGATAGACATCAACGCCGACGGCAAGTCCTTCGCCGAGCTGCGCAGCACGCTCAGCGGCGACGCCTCCTTCAGCCTGAACAACGGCGCGCTGACCGGCATAGACCTGGTCGCCGCGCTGAAGAACCTGCCGGCGGAATTGAAGGAATGGAACGGCGCTGCGCAGAACGACCAGAAAACCACCTTCTCCACGCTGTCCACCAGCTTCAAGCTGGACAGCGGCGTGGCGCGCAGCCAGGACCTGAAGCTGGCCTCGCAGCTGGTCAACGTCAACGGCGGCGGCAAGATGGACCTGAAGCAGAACATCGTCGACTACACGATGGACGTGCAGGCCAACCCTCAGGAATTCGCCCGGCTGAAAGGCGTCAACGTGCCGCTCAAGATCACCGGGCCGATCAACTCGCCGGTGTACGCGCTGGACTTCAACGCGCTGGTCAAGGGCAAGAAGACCGAAGGCGAAAAGCAACAGGCGCTGAAGCAGCAGCTTCAGAAGCAGATCACCACGATACTGCCCTGA
- the lptA gene encoding lipopolysaccharide transport periplasmic protein LptA: MSNNSRILLAGLLLSAAALAHAEQADKTKPIEITSDNGCTMEQTKGISTCTGNVVVVQGTLRLNADKVVATQDQQGNQTLQATGRIVTFRQKLDNNSGWIEGQSSKLDYDSAKHFAVLTGNARVKRNGDLVIGNVITYDTQSEVYQVMGGGASAGKGGGRTTVILQPKTSASQPAAAKPAAGAAKP, translated from the coding sequence ATGTCAAATAACTCCCGCATCCTGCTGGCCGGCCTGCTGCTGTCCGCCGCCGCGCTGGCCCACGCCGAACAGGCGGATAAAACCAAGCCCATCGAAATCACCAGCGACAACGGCTGCACCATGGAGCAGACCAAGGGCATCTCCACCTGCACCGGCAACGTGGTGGTGGTGCAGGGCACGCTGCGCCTGAACGCCGACAAGGTAGTCGCCACGCAGGACCAGCAGGGCAACCAGACGCTGCAGGCCACCGGCCGCATCGTCACCTTCCGCCAGAAGCTGGACAACAACAGCGGCTGGATCGAAGGCCAATCCAGCAAGCTCGACTACGACAGCGCCAAGCACTTCGCGGTGCTGACCGGCAACGCCCGCGTCAAGCGCAACGGCGACCTCGTGATCGGCAACGTGATCACCTACGACACCCAGAGCGAGGTCTACCAGGTGATGGGCGGCGGCGCCAGCGCCGGCAAGGGCGGCGGACGCACCACGGTGATCCTGCAGCCCAAGACCTCCGCGTCGCAGCCGGCGGCCGCCAAGCCCGCCGCCGGAGCCGCCAAGCCATGA
- the lptC gene encoding LPS export ABC transporter periplasmic protein LptC, with product MIKLLRSHRLFPVLLIGLTALLTVWLDQISRWDSHRRELDPDKPEYVAENLVATRYDKQGMLMDKLIATRMWQYPGKPDAYFENPDLYQYQQGALQYHVTGETGRYNNKSQQAYFDKKVVLIKPADSKQPETRLVSSAMFVDTGKRFASSKAPSVIYQGNSVANSIGFSYQESLGLLNLYSKTKIVYVK from the coding sequence ATGATCAAGCTGCTGCGCTCACACCGCCTGTTCCCGGTGCTGCTGATCGGCCTGACCGCGCTGCTGACGGTATGGCTGGACCAGATCTCGCGCTGGGACAGCCACCGCCGCGAGCTGGACCCGGACAAGCCCGAATACGTGGCGGAAAACCTGGTGGCAACCCGCTACGACAAGCAGGGCATGCTGATGGACAAGCTGATCGCCACCCGGATGTGGCAATACCCAGGCAAGCCCGACGCCTATTTCGAGAACCCCGACCTGTACCAGTACCAGCAGGGCGCGCTGCAATACCACGTGACCGGCGAGACCGGACGCTACAACAACAAAAGCCAGCAGGCCTACTTCGACAAGAAAGTCGTTTTGATCAAACCCGCAGACAGCAAGCAACCGGAAACCCGGCTGGTCAGCAGCGCGATGTTCGTCGACACCGGCAAGCGCTTCGCCAGCTCCAAGGCGCCATCGGTGATCTATCAGGGCAATTCGGTGGCCAACTCCATCGGCTTCAGCTACCAGGAGTCGCTGGGCCTGCTCAATCTGTACTCCAAAACCAAGATCGTCTATGTCAAATAA